TAAagacaacatttacatttttgcagtAAAGTACATGTATGTGTTGCATGAACCTGGGAATAAATTCCTTAATAAACTCTGTTCCCTTCCCTAGGTTGTCTCTAATGCCTCTGAGGCAGTTCTTGGTGCCAAGGATGTTGTGATGCATGGTATCTCGGGAGTAGTTGGTAAAACTAAGGGAGCTGTGCAGGACAGTGTAGAAATGACAAAGGCTGTTGTGAATGGCAGCATTAACATTGTCCTTGGGAGCGGTGTAGTACAGATGGTGAGCAGTAGTGTTGACACTGCACTGACGAAGTCTGAGACCCTCTTGGAACAATACCTGCCACCAACTGATGAAGAGTTAGGTAAGCTGACCTGTTAAATAATTGGCCCCTCTTGTACTGTCTGAGGCTTGCATACATTGACTGACAATAAGTAAACAAGTGTCCTATCGGACAACAAAATGTAGTTCAATTATACTGTTTTTGCAGTACCATTGATGACCCAGTTTTGAGTCTACTGTTTCAAGTAGAAGTTTAAATGGGTGGCCAGATATGCCAATATAAGATTGTTTAGgattaatttgtctttcagccaAGGAAGCCATGAAAACTGAGGGGTTTGAATTGGCAACAGGAAAGCCAAACTACTATGTTCGCTTGGGATCTCTCTCCACAAAGGCCCGTAAACGTGCTTATCAACAAGCCTTGACACGAATGAAGGATGCCAAATGCAGAGGCCAAGAAGCCATTTCTCAGCTACAGAAAACTGTTGATGTGGTTAGTTGCTTTAGCCATGTGTTCAGTCTTGCTGTCCTACATATACAAAATGAGCCTGTCCCATAAAGTCCTTGCATGTAATGTTACACTCTATGCCACTTGGACAATCTTTTatcttatagatatatatatattttattttttttagaccttCAAGGAGTCAATGCCTATACTACTGATTTCAACAAATTGAGAGAAGGAACTCATAAGGTTTTTATCTTCTCTTAGATTGAATTTGCAAGGAAGAACATGAATGATGCCAATCAGAAAATCCATGATGCACAGGACAGGTTATACAACACATGGGTGGAATGGACTAAAACCACAGGACAGCACACTGATGGGGAGAATGAGAGTGTTGAGGTAACCTCCTATAATTGGAGTATTTTGTAAGACCTAGGGGAAACATTTCCTGTAATGTGCTTCAACCGGTTGTAAAGGTGTTCTGTGACTATGTaacgtcacttttttttttttcctctgcacCCCATACAAGTGCACAGGAAAATCAGTGGTGGTCTGTCACATAGTACATGGTGTCAGTCTGCTCACTTCCAGTGTCTTATTGCTAAGCATCCTTCCAACCCCCTCCCCTATGTCTGCTATGCATTGGATAGTTGGCTCTTCTGCAGCTGTAACATTTAACTTCTGTTTCACAGCAAATTGAATCGCGCACATTGACTATTGCCCGGAATCTGACGCAACGTTTGCAAACCACATGTATTTCCCTGGTTACCGGTGTTCAAGGCCTCCCACAAAACATTCAGGACAAAGCTCAAAGCGTCAGTGCCATGGCTGCAGATATCTATCAGAACTTCCGCTCTGCCTCCTCCTTCAGAGAAATGTCTGATGGCCTCTTATTCACTAGCAGGGAGCAGTTCACAAAAATGAAGAATTCTATGGATGATGTGATGGACTACTTGGTTAACAACACACCGCTAAACTGGCTGGTAGGTCCCTTTTACCCACAGTTGGATGGCTGCCCGCATGCAGAGCAAGAAGCTGATGTGGCAGACTCTGCCAACAAGGATTGAATTCAACTTGAGTAGTCACTTTGCACTTAAATTCACTAGAGTGGGCAATC
The Mixophyes fleayi isolate aMixFle1 chromosome 1, aMixFle1.hap1, whole genome shotgun sequence DNA segment above includes these coding regions:
- the LOC142153308 gene encoding perilipin-2-like isoform X2, with the protein product MAETVEQQQQNVVVRLINLPLVSSTYDMVSSAYINTKDNHPYLKSVCDVAEKSVKAITSVAVTSAMPIIQRLEPQIALANNIACIGLDKIEVKLPILYQPTDKVVSNASEAVLGAKDVVMHGISGVVGKTKGAVQDSVEMTKAVVNGSINIVLGSGVVQMVSSSVDTALTKSETLLEQYLPPTDEELAKEAMKTEGFELATGKPNYYVRLGSLSTKARKRAYQQALTRMKDAKCRGQEAISQLQKTVDVVSCFSHDRLYNTWVEWTKTTGQHTDGENESVEQIESRTLTIARNLTQRLQTTCISLVTGVQGLPQNIQDKAQSVSAMAADIYQNFRSASSFREMSDGLLFTSREQFTKMKNSMDDVMDYLVNNTPLNWLVGPFYPQLDGCPHAEQEADVADSANKD
- the LOC142153308 gene encoding perilipin-2-like isoform X1 yields the protein MAETVEQQQQNVVVRLINLPLVSSTYDMVSSAYINTKDNHPYLKSVCDVAEKSVKAITSVAVTSAMPIIQRLEPQIALANNIACIGLDKIEVKLPILYQPTDKVVSNASEAVLGAKDVVMHGISGVVGKTKGAVQDSVEMTKAVVNGSINIVLGSGVVQMVSSSVDTALTKSETLLEQYLPPTDEELAKEAMKTEGFELATGKPNYYVRLGSLSTKARKRAYQQALTRMKDAKCRGQEAISQLQKTVDVIEFARKNMNDANQKIHDAQDRLYNTWVEWTKTTGQHTDGENESVEQIESRTLTIARNLTQRLQTTCISLVTGVQGLPQNIQDKAQSVSAMAADIYQNFRSASSFREMSDGLLFTSREQFTKMKNSMDDVMDYLVNNTPLNWLVGPFYPQLDGCPHAEQEADVADSANKD